CAGTTCGAGGAGGACTACCCGGACGCGACGACGATCCTGCTGGAGCAGAACTACCGCTCCACGCAGACGATCCTCAGCGCGGCCAACGCGGTCATCGAGCGCAACGAGTCCCGCCGCCCCAAGAACCTGTGGACCAACGCGGGCACGGGTGCGCAGATCACCGGCTACGTCGCCGACACCGAGCACGACGAGGCGCAGTTCGTCGCCGACGAGATAGACCGCCTCACGGACGCGGGCGAGGCCAAGGCCGGCGACGTCGCCGTGTTCTACCGCACCAACGCCCAGTCCCGTGTCTTCGAAGAGGTCTTCATCCGCGTCGGCCTGCCCTACAAGGTCGTCGGCGGCGTCCGCTTCTACGAGCGCAAGGAGGTCCGGGACGTCCTGGCCTACCTGCGCGTCCTGGCCAATCCGGAGGACTCGGTGCCGCTGCGCCGGATCCTCAACGTCCCCAAGCGGGGCATCGGCGACCGCGCCGAGGCGATGATCGACGCCCTCGCCCAGCGGGAGAAGATCAGCTTCCCGCAGGCGCTCAAGCGCGTCGACGAGGCGTACGGCATGGCCGCGCGCTCCACCAACGCCGTCAAGCGGTTCAACACGCTGATGGAGGACCTCCGGACCATCGTCGAGTCCGGCGCCGGACCGGCCACGGTGCTGGAGGCCGTCCTCGAGCGCACCGGCTACCTCGCCGAGCTGCAGGCCTCCACCGACCCCCAGGACGAGACCAGGATCGAGAACCTCCAGGAACTCGCCGCCGTCGCCATGGAGTTCGAGCAGGAGCGCGGCGCGGAGGCGGAAACCCCGGGGGCCACCGCCACGGGGGGCACCCTGGCCGACTTCCTCGAGCAGGTCGCGCTGGTCGCCGACTCCGACCAGATCCCCGACGAGGAGGACGGCGACGGCGTCATCACGCTGATGACCCTGCACACCGCCAAGGGTCTGGAGTTCCCGGTCGTCTTCCTCACCGGCATGGAGGACGGCGTCTTCCCGCACATGCGCGCCCTCGGCCAGACCAAGGAGCTGGAGGAGGAGCGGCGCCTGGCCTACGTCGGCATCACGCGCGCCCGGGAGCGGCTGTATCTGACGCGGTCCACGCTGCGCAGCGCCTGGGGCCAGCCGTCGTACAACCCGCCCTCCCGGTTCCTGGAGGAGATCCCCGCCGCCCACGTGGAGTGGAAGCGGACGGGAGCGACCGCTCCCGCCTCCTCCGGGCCGGTCTCGGCGGTGGCGTCCTCGCTGTCCTCGTCCCGCTCGCGGTCGTCGGCCTCGGGCGCGTCCGGGTTCGCCACGCGCCGCGCCGCCGAGAAGCCGGTGGTGTCGCTGGCCGTGGGGGACCGGGTCACCCACGACCAGTTCGGGCTCGGGACCGTCGTCGCGGTCAAGGGCACGGGCGCGAACGCCGAGGCCACGATCGACTTCGGCGACACGAAGCCGAAGCGGCTGCTGCTGCGGTACGCGCCGGTGGAGAAGCTGTAGCGCCGTGAAGTGACCTGGTGGGCCCCCGTCTGCTCAACCGGCGGGGGCTGCCGGGACGTTACGTCGGGTTGATGCCGTGGCTGCGCAGCCACGGCAGCGGGTCGATCGGCGAGCCACCGGCCGGGCGCACCTCGAAGTGCAGGTGCGGGCCGGTCGAGTTGCCGGAGTTCCCGGAGCGCGCGATCGGATCGCCGGCCTTGACGGTCGTACCGGAGGGCACCGTGTACGTGGAGAGGTGGCAGTACCACGTCTCCGTGCCGTCCTTGGCGGTCACGATCATCATGTTGCCGTAGGCGCTGTTCCACTGCGTGCGCACGGTGCCGTCGGTCGCGGCCATCACGGTCGTGCCGTACGACACGGGGAAGTCGATGCCCGTGTGCAGGGACATCCAGTTGATGCCGGACTGGCCGTAGTAGGCGCTGAGTCCGTGCTGCGCGACCGGCAGGGCGAACTTCGGCCGCAGCCGCTCCTTGCGGGCCGCCTCCTCCGCCGCCCGCTTCCGCTCGGCCGCCTGCTGGGCCTTGAGGTCGATGCGCTCCTGCGTCCGGCTGGCCCGGTCGGCGAAGTCGTCGGCGCCGGCGGCGAGGCTCTGCAGCTGCGTGTCCAGCTTGTTGTTGGCGGCGGCCGGTTTCACCGGCTGCGCGTCCGCCGCGGTCGTGTGCGCCTCGGCCGCGCCGTCGTCGGTGAGGCTGCCGACGGAGGCGGCGGCGATCCCGGCGACGCCCATCACGCACGCCGAGGGCACCGCGATGGTCAGCAGCGCCGAGCGCTTGGGAGGCGTACGGCGGCGGGAACGGGACCCGGCGCGCGAGGCGGCGCGTGAGCCCGGGGCCGGAGCGACCTCTTCCTGGCCGTCCAGGAGGGGGGTGACGGTGGGGAGTTCACCGGTGGCGGCCGGTTCACCGCCGTCCGCGGCGGGGTCGTGGTAGGCGGCCCCGGTGGACTCGTCGTAGGCGACCTGCTCGAACGTCGCGGTCTCGCGCTGGTCGAAGGGCTCGCCGTGGTGCTCGTACCCGTCGGGAGACTCGCCGTGGTGCTCGTACCCGTCGGAGGCCGGGGCGGCGGCCGCGCCGTCGGTGTTCCACTGCGTGGCGTCGTAGGCGCCGGTGTCGAAGGCCTGCGTGCCCCATTCCCACTGCTGGGTCTGGTCGGCGGGGTTGCCCGACTGGTCGGGCTGGAGCCAGGCGCCCGCGTCCCACTGTCCCGTGCTGTCGGGGGACGTGGCCTGCGGCGGGATGACCGACAGCGGCTGCTGCTCGGCCGTCCAGGAGGTCGTGTCGTAGACGCCGGTGTCGTAGGCGGCGTGGTGCTGGGCCGCGTAGGCGTCGTAGTGCGGGTTCTCGTGCCCGCCCGTGGGCCAGTGGCCGGTGTCGTACGTGCCCGTGTCCTGGCCGCTGCCCGGCATGTCGCCGAAGAGGGGGTCCGTGGCGAAGCTCGCGGTGGCGTGCCCGGTGGCGGGGAAACCGGAGCCGTCCGTACCGGGGTCAAAACCGGTGGCGCCGTAGTCGCCGTACGTGGTGAAGTCGCCGTACTGGGCTTCCTGGGTGCCGTACGACGCGTAGTGCGCCGAGGCGGCGTCGGAAGCCGGAGCCGGGGTCATGGTCCCCGACGGGTGACGGTCGTTCACCAACTTCTCTTTCGCCTCGACAACAGGGGCTGCCAGAGCAGTGCGGCGACTGTACCCGGCGGTACGCGGGCACGACAATCTTCGGCAGGTTTCACGCGCGCAGGAAACGGGCATTCGGCCGTGTTTTGGCGGACTGCGGACGCGAGTTTGGCTCTGTGTTCGAGGTTTGTTCGATGCTGGTGGGTGCTTCGATGCGGTGCGTCACCTGTATGACGAGTCTGTGAGCCGTGTGTGACGGTCGGGCGCCGACTGTCGCCCGACCGGGTGGTGGAAGCGGCGAGCGGACCCGGCCGGTGTCAGGCCACCGTGAGGCCGTCGGCGCGCCCGGCGGACGGTTCACCCGGGCGGGCCGTGTCGAGGACCTGCCGTATCCCGTTGGCGACGGCGGGGTGCACGGGCAGGGCGAGGTGGCCGATGCCGGTCACCCGCACGTTCTGCGCCGACAGATCGGGATGGTCGATGCGGGCCGTCTCCAGCGGATCCATCACGTGGTCCAGGTCGCTCCAGAAGCTGACGAAGTGCGTACGGCAGCCAGGGGCGGGCCGAGTGAGCTCCTCGAGCACCGGTGAGCCGGGGCGCATCTGGCGCACGATGGGGTGCGCGTCGGCCAGTGGCGCGACTCGGGTGCCGGAGTGCGGCGTGCCGAGTGTCACGAGCGTCCGGACGCGCGTGTCGCCGCCGAGCCGCTGCACGTAGTAACGCGCTATCAGACCGCCGAGGCTGTGCCCGACGACGTCGACCTGCCGGGCTCCGGTGCGCTCGCAGACCTCCTCTATGTGCCGGCCCAGCAGCGCGGCCGCGGCGCGTATGTCGCAGGTCAGCGGCGAGTAGTTGAGGGACTCGATCTGCTGCCTGCCGTGCTGGGCGAGGCTGCGGCGCAGCAGGACGAAAACCGAGCGGTTGTCGATGAAGCCGTGCAGCAGGACGACGGGGGGCTTGGCCTGGCTGGGCAGTTGGGCGGCGCCGTCCCCGGTGGGCAAGGGCGGGACGGGGGTTCGCCGCTCCTGGGTGATGCCGGAGGGGTACAGGAGGAGGTGCCCGGCCAGGATCGCGATCTCCAGGGCGGTGGCCTTCAGCAGGGCCATGGAGAGTCCCGCCAGCCGGCTCGGCAGCAGGCGCTGGCAGAGCGGAAGAAAGGGCAGAGCCGCCCTGGTGACCTTCATGGCCGACCTCCTGTCGGCACGCGGGAGGACGGCTCCGCCCCCCGTGTGCTCTCGTGGAAAGCTGCTGCGAAGACGGCCGGCGCTGACCGCGCGGGCGGCGTGAGCCGCGTGAGCTGCGAGGGCTGTGCGCGGCATGTGGCGTGGGTGACGCCGGTGGTGCGACGAGTTCCGTCGTCGGTGAGGTGACGGGGCTTCCCGCCGTGGTGCCGTGCCTGCCCTGCGTGCTGTGCGTGCGGTGCTGGTCCTGCGTGCCCTGTGTGCCTTCGCCGAAGTGCCGTACCGCCGCGGTGCGTGGTGGGTGGCGCGGCGGTACGGCGACCTCCTTGCGGCTCCCCTTGCGCTTGTCCCATCGTGTGATTTCCCCCTCGGTCCGTACTGCGAAACTGCCGGTTACGGGATCCTGGAGATAACGTTCGTTCACTTGCCCGGGTGGTTCGTGGCGGACCTGTGCGGTGTGTGCGGCATGTACGGCGTGTCCGATGTATGCGGTACTTGTCGGAACGGATGGATGTAGACGCTTCATGGAGGCAGTGATGGGTGTGGCAGCCGGTCCGATCCGCGTAGTGGTGGCCAAGCCGGGGCTCGACGGCCACGATCGCGGGGCCAAGGTGATCGCGCGGGCCCTGCGCGACGCCGGTATGGAGGTCATCTACACCGGGCTCCACCAGACCCCCGAGCAGATCGTCGACACCGCGATCCAGGAGGACGCCGACGCGATCGGGCTGTCCATCCTCTCCGGCGCGCACAACACGCTGTTCGCGGCGGTGATCGAGCTGCTCAAGGAGCGGGACGCGGAGGACATCCTGGTCTTCGGCGGCGGGATCATCCCCGAGGCGGACATCCCCCTGCTGAAGGAGAAGGGCGTCGCGGAGATCTTCACGCCGGGTGCGACGACGGCGTCGATCGTGGACTGGGTCCGGGCGAACGTACGCCGCCAGCCGGCCGAGGCGTAGGCCTCCGGCGGTCCGGCCGGAGTACTGCGGGGCGTTGCCCGTGGCGTTGCCTGTGGACGGGATGTCGGCTGGGGGCCGGGCGTTTCGTGTGGCCGGGACGTCGCCTGCGGGTGGGGCGTTGGCTGCTGGCGGGTGCAGGCCTGGCACCGCGGCCGGTGCCCGGCCTGGGATGAGACCGGACGCCGTCATGGCGCGCTCAGTTCCTCCGTCATCGCCGCGCGCAGACGCAGTGTCGTGACCAGGCGCTGGAAGGCCTCCGCCCAGTAGCCACCGGCTCCCGGGGACGCGTTCTCCGCCTCGTCCGGTACGGCCAGCAGGGCGTCGAGGCGGCCGGATTCGGACGGGTCGAGGCAGCGCTCGGCCAGGCCCATGACTCCGCTGAAACTCCATGGATAACTCCCCGCGTCCCGAGCGATGTTGAGCGCGTCCACGACCGCCCGGCCGAGCGGCGGGGCCCACGGCACCGCGCACACGCCGAGCAGCTGGAAGGCCTCGGACAGGCCGTGCGTCGCGATGAAGCCGGCCACCCACTCGGCCCGTTCGGCGGCGCCCAGCGTGCCGAGCAGCTTGGCGCGTTCGGCGAGGGAGACCGCACCCGGACCGCCCGCTTCCGGTGCCGAGGGTTCGCCGAGCAGCGCGCGTGCCCACGCGGCATCGCGCTGGCGCACCGCGGCCCGGCACCACGCCGCGTGCAGCTCGCCCCGCCAGTCGTCGGCCACCGGCAGCGCCACGATCTCCCCGGGGGTTCGCCCGCCCAGCCGCCGTGACCAGGTCCCGAGCGGTGCCGCCTCCACCAACTGGCCGAACCACCAGGACCGTTCGCCCCGGCCCGCGGGAGCCTTCGCCACGACGCCGTCGCGCTCCATGCCCGGATCGCACTCGTGCGGCGCCTCGACGACGATCGTCGGGGTGGGGGCATGCACTGTTCCCGGGGTTCCTCTGTCCTGCGCGGTACCGGTGGAGTGCGCGTGGTCGATGGCCACGCAGGCCGCCGCCCGGACCGCCATCCGCGCGGCGAGCGCCGAACCCGGCAGCGCCGACAGCAGTTCCGCCGCCGTCGCCCGGACGTTGCGGCTGCGGTCGGCCAGGGCCTGTTCCAGGAACGGCTCGTCGTCCGGCGTCAGGGCCGTGCGCAGGGAGTCGAGGAACATCAGGCGGTCCTCGGCCCGCTCCGTCGCCCAGGTCGTCTCCAGCAGGGCGCGCGCGGCGGCCGGTTCGCGGGAGCGCAGCGCGGACAGCAGGGCGACCCGTTCGGCGAACAGGCCCTCCTGCCAGAGCCGCTGCACCCTGTCGTCGTCCTCGAGGTGCGGCAGGGACGCTCCGCCGCCCGGTGTCGAGCGCAGGGCGAACCGCCAGTCCGGGTTCAGGCGCGCCAGCCACAGGGCCCGCGGTCCGGCGAACTCCAGCGCCGCGGGGCGCAGGTCCGTACGCCCCCGGGCCGCGTCCAGCAGCGCGGGGAGCAGTTGCGGAGGCGGCGCGAAACCACGGGCGTTCGCCGTCGCGAGCCACTGGGGCAGCAGTTCCATCACATCGGGCGCGGTGCCCCGGCGGCCGCCGCCGGACGCGCCGGGGCGGTCGGCCAGCAGCATCGCGAGTCTGCGGGCGGCCGCCTGCGGCAGGGGCGGACGCGGGTCCTCCGGGGCCGGCTGCGGACGTTCCGCCGCCCGCGCCGGACGCAGGCCGGCCCGCCGCCGTACCGTCTCCACGGCCGCCGCGTCCAGCAGGGCCGCCGGTGCGTCCGGGCCCGGTGCGGTGCCGGGCGGGGTGCGTCGGTCCGTGCCCAGCAGTGCCGTGGTGACGAGCCCCTCCCAGGCGCCCGTGACGGGCGCGTCCACAGGAGCGGAGGTCCTGGTCATGAGCTTCCTTTCCGCGGGGCGCCCGGAGGTGGTTGAAGGCTCACCCTTACCGGTTGTCCCGTGATGCCTGAAAGATGCGTGGTGTTGTGAGAAGGGCGGGGCCGCTCGGGCGGTCGGGTGCGCGCTGGGTCAGCACAGCGTTATCGCGTCGCCCGGGCCCTCGGGCCAGGCCGTCAGCGGCGTGAAGCCCTGGTGTCCGCATTCGCCGAAGACCCGGACCGGGGCGCCGCCCGACAGGGCGACGAGCCGCCACAGGCCCGGCCGGGAACGCGCGGCGGGAGTGAGCGGCAGCGCCGCGTCCTCGTCGGCGTCCGCCAGCTGCCAGGAGTCGCCGTCCGGGGTCGGGACGACCCGGTCCAGCGTCACCGGGACGGACTCCAGCCACGGGTCGTCGCGCAGGGCGTCGCCGTAACGGGCCGCCGCCTGCGACGTCGTCAGCCCCGGGGGACGTATCGCCGCCGGCGCGGGCGGCGCGAACTGCTCGCCCAGGGCCACCCGCGGCTGCCCGGCGCCCGGGTACGCGGACACCTCCGCCTCCAGGGACAGCCCCACCGGCAGCGCCAGCTCCGGGGCGCGGCCGGCGGCACCGTAGGAGAGGAGCAGCACGGTGCGGTGCGAGTCGGCGCCGTACAGCCAGATCCGGCGGGTCGTCAGGCGCGGGTCCGTCGTGTCGTACTGGGCGAGGACCAGCCAGCTGTCCCGCACCGGCGGGCCGTCCGCGGAGGCGGGCAGGCCGATGCGGGCGCGGACCGTGGCGGCCAGGCCGTCCGGCAGCCGCTCGCGGCGCAGCCAGCCCTGGCCGAGGAGGTGCAGCAGCGCGCACTCCTCCAGCAGCCGCACCGGCCAGCCCGGGCCGGTGGACGGGATGGCCCCCAACTCCCTTACGCGGGCGGCCAGGCCCTGTGCCTGGGCGTCGACCATGCGGGCCGCCGTCTCCTCCCAGAGGCCGTAGCCGGACTGCTCCGCCGACGCCAGGCCCCCGCGCAGCAGGTCCGTCAGGCGCTGCTCCAGCTCCACCGCGCCCGCCGTGACCCGCTCGGCACGGCGCTCGGCCCGGCGCCGTGCCGCGTCCGGATCAGCGGACGCCGAGGGCGTACCCGGGCCCTCCCCGGCCTTCTTCTCCTCCGCGCGTCTGCGCCGCCCCGCTGTCCACTGCGCGGCCCACTCCGGCGCCTCCGCCGTCGGCACCGCCCCGTCGCCGCCCGCCCAGAGCAGCAGCAGCCCCAGCGCGTGCTTGCACGGGAACTTGCGGCTGGGGCAACTGCACTTGTACGCGGGCCCGGAGGCGTCCGCGAGGTCCACGACCGTCTGATACGGCTTGCTTCCGCTGCCCTTGCACAGCCCCCACACCGTCCCCTCGTCGGAACTCCCCGCCTCGGACCACGGCCCCGCCGCTCCGAGTTTGCTTCCCGCTTTGCGTGATGCGGCGTCAGGCGCCAGTGCCAGCACCTGGTCCGCGGTCCAGCGCACCCCCTGCTGAGTCATGTCGTCGAAGGTAGATCCCACCACTGACAATCGGGTCCGCGAGCGCTTCCGGCAAGGCGTTTCCGCAGGTCAGAACGGATTGTCAGTGGTGTGGTGCAACGTTGGTGGCAGATCCGAACCGGCCGAGCTGGAGGGGGACTTCGCCATGACTGTGTCCGTTGGGCCGACGCCCGTCGAAGCGGGGGAGACGGAATCGGCCCAGGCATTGCGACCGCACGCCGAGGACGCCTTCGCCGGTGAACTCGCCGCGCTGGCCGCGCAGGACGACCGTCCGCGCCCGGCCCGCTGGAAGCTGTCGCCGTGGGCGGTCGCGACGTACCTGCTCGGCGGCACACTGCCGGACGGCACCGTGATCACACCGAAGTACATCGGCCCGCGCCGCATCGTCGAGGTCGCCGTCACGACGCTCGCCACCGACCGCGCCCTGCTCCTGCTCGGCGTGCCGGGCACGGCGAAGACGTGGGTGTCCGAGCACCTGGCCGCAGCGGTCAGCGGCGACTCCACGCTGCTGGTGCAGGGCACCGCCGGCACCCCGGAGGAGGCCATCCGCTACGGCTGGAACTACGCGCGGCTGCTCGCCCACGGCCCGAGCCGCGACGCCCTCGTGCCCAGCCCGGTCATGCGGGCCATGGCGGAGGGCATGACCGCCCGCGTCGAGGAGCTGACCCGCATCCCGGCCGACGTGCAGGACACGCTCATCACGATCCTGTCGGAGAAGACGCTGCCGATACCGGAGCTCGGGCAGGAGGTGCAGGCCGTCCGCGGCTTCAACCTGATCGCCACCGCCAACGACCGCGACCGCGGGGTCAACGACCTGTCCAGCGCCCTGCGCCGCCGTTTCAACACGGTCGTGCTGCCGCTGCCGGAGAGCCCCGACGCCGAGGTCGACATCGTCTCGCGCCGAGTCGACCAGATCGGCCGCTCCCTCGACCTGCCGGCCGCGCCCGAGGGCCTGGACGAGATCCGCCGGGTCGTCACGGTCTTCCGGGAGCTGCGCGACGGGGTCACGTCCGACGGCCGGACGAAGCTGAAGTCGCCCAGCGGCACGCTGTCCACGGCCGAGGCGATCTCCGTGGTCACCAACGGTCTCGCGCTGGCCGCCCACTTCGGCGACGGCGTGCTGCGGCCGGGCGATGTCGCCGCGGGCATCCTCGGCGCGGTGGTCCGCGACCCGGCGGCCGACCGCGTCATCTGGCAGGAGTACCTGGAGACCGTCGTCCGCGAGCGCGACGGCTGGAAGGACTTCTACCGGGCCTGCCGCGAGGTGAGCGTGTGAGCGACGCGGGGCGGGGGTCGGTCGCGGGGCCGGGACAGGGATGGGAGGGAACCAAGTGACGGCAGTGGAAAGGCCTGTGGGCCGGGCGGCCGAGGCGGGGCCGGTGCTGCTCGGGGTGCGGCATCACGGGCCGGGCTCGGCCCGGGCGGTGCGGGCGGCGCTGGAGGAGACCCGGCCCGGGGTCGTGCTGATCGAGGGGCCGCCCGAGGCGGACGCGCTGATCCCGCTCGCCGCCGACGAGGAGATGCGGCCGCCGGTCGCCCTGCTCGCCCATGCCGTGGACGAGCCCGGCCGCTCGGCGTTCTGGCCGCTGGCCGAGTTCTCCCCGGAGTGGGTCGCCCTCCGCTGGGCCGTGGAGCAGGGGATACCGGCCCGCTTCATCGACCTGCCCGCCGCGCACACCTTGGCCTGGGGGAGGCAGGAGGACGAGGCGGCAGGGGAGGGGGAGTCCCCCCTTGACGCGGAGACGGCGGACGGCGAGGGCGAGGGCGACGACGGCGCCGGCCCTGACACCGCCCCTGACACCGCCCCCGGCTCCGCCGACGTGCGGATCGACCCGCTCGGTGTGCTCGCCGAGACCGCGGGCTACGACGACCCGGAGCGGTGGTGGGAGGACGTGGTCGAGCACCGGGGCGCCGGGGAGGGGGACGCGCTCGCGCCGTTCACCGCGCTGGAGGAGGCCATGGGCGCCCTGCGGGAGACCTACGGCAGCGGGGGCCACGACCGGGACCTGGTGCGGGAGGCGTACATGCGGCTCCAGGTGCGGGCCGCGCAAAGGGAGTTCGAGGACGGCGTGGCCGTCGTCTGCGGCGCCTGGCACGTGCCCGCCCTGCGGCAGAGGACGACCGTCGCCGCCGACAAGGCGCTGCTCAAGGGGCTGCCCAAGGTCAAGACCGACATGACATGGGTGCCGTGGACCCACCGCAGGCTCTCCCGGACCAGCGGATACGGAGCCGGCATCGACTCGCCGGGCTGGTACGGGCACCTGTTCAGCGCCCCGGACCGGCCGGTGGAGCGGTGGATGACGAAGGTGGCGGGGCTGCTGCGCGAAGAGGACCGGATCGTCTCCTCCGCGCACGTCATCGAGGCGGTGCGGCTGGCCGAGACGCTCGCCGCGATGCGCGGGCGTCCGCTGCCCGGCCTGAGCGAGACGACCGACGCGGTGCGGGCGGTGATGTGCGAGGGCTCGGACGTGCCGCTGGCCCTGGTGCGGGACCGGCTGGTCGTGGGTGACGTGCTGGGGGAGGTGCCGTCGACGGCACCGGCGGTTCCGTTGCAGCGGGACCTCGCCCGGCTCCAGCGCAGGCTGCGGCTGAAGCCGGAGGCACTGGAGCGGGAGTTGGAGCTCGACCTCCGCAAGGAGACCGACTCGGCCCGCAGCAGGCTGCTGCACCGGCTGCGGCTGCTCGGCATCGCCTGGGGCGAACCGGCCGCCTCGCGAGGCAGCACGGGCACGTTCCGGGAGACGTGGCGGCTGCGCTGGGAGCCCGAGCTGTCCGTACGGGTGGCCGAGGCGGGGGTGTGGGGGACGACCGTACTGTCCGCCGCGACCGCCAAGGCCGAGGCGGACGCCGTCGCCGCGGAGGGCCTGGCCGACGTCACCGCACTCGCCGAGCGCTGCCTGCTGGCCGGACTGCCCGACGCGCTGCCGACCGTGATGCGGATCCTCGCCGACCGGGCGGCCCTCGACACGGACGTCGGCCACCTCGCCCAGGCGCTGCCGGCCCTGGTCCGCTCCCTGCGCTACGGCGATGTGCGCGGCACGGACACCGAAGCACTGGGGGAGGTCGCCGCCGGCCTGGCCGAGCGGGTCTTCGTCGGCCTGCCCCCGGCCTGCGCCGCGCTCGACGCCGACGCCGCCGAGGAGATGCGGCGCCACGTGGACGCGGTGCACGGAGCCGTCGCGCTCCTGGGTGACAGCCCGGCAGCGGGACACGGCCACCTGAGAGCGCGCTGGCAGTCGGTGCTGCGGGTGCTGGCCGGGCGGGACACCGTGCCCGGGGTGATCCGGGGGCGGGCCGTGCGGCTGCTGCTCGACGACGGGGAGCTGGCGCAGGACGAGGCGGCACGGCTCATGGGGCTCGTCCTGTCACCGGGCACGCCGCCCGCGGACGCGGCCGCGTGGATCGAGGGCTTCGTCGGAGGAGGCTCCGGCGGCGGGATGCTCCTGGTGCACGACGAAGGGCTGCTCGGGCTGGTCGACGCGTGGCTGACCGGCGTGCCGGCGGAGGCGTTCACGGACGTGCTGCCCTTGCTGCGGCGCACGTTCTCGGCGTACGAACCCGGGGTCCGCCGGACCCTCGGCGAACTGGTCCGGCGCGGACCCGGCGCCC
This genomic stretch from Streptomyces sp. Go-475 harbors:
- a CDS encoding DUF5682 family protein, encoding MGGNQVTAVERPVGRAAEAGPVLLGVRHHGPGSARAVRAALEETRPGVVLIEGPPEADALIPLAADEEMRPPVALLAHAVDEPGRSAFWPLAEFSPEWVALRWAVEQGIPARFIDLPAAHTLAWGRQEDEAAGEGESPLDAETADGEGEGDDGAGPDTAPDTAPGSADVRIDPLGVLAETAGYDDPERWWEDVVEHRGAGEGDALAPFTALEEAMGALRETYGSGGHDRDLVREAYMRLQVRAAQREFEDGVAVVCGAWHVPALRQRTTVAADKALLKGLPKVKTDMTWVPWTHRRLSRTSGYGAGIDSPGWYGHLFSAPDRPVERWMTKVAGLLREEDRIVSSAHVIEAVRLAETLAAMRGRPLPGLSETTDAVRAVMCEGSDVPLALVRDRLVVGDVLGEVPSTAPAVPLQRDLARLQRRLRLKPEALERELELDLRKETDSARSRLLHRLRLLGIAWGEPAASRGSTGTFRETWRLRWEPELSVRVAEAGVWGTTVLSAATAKAEADAVAAEGLADVTALAERCLLAGLPDALPTVMRILADRAALDTDVGHLAQALPALVRSLRYGDVRGTDTEALGEVAAGLAERVFVGLPPACAALDADAAEEMRRHVDAVHGAVALLGDSPAAGHGHLRARWQSVLRVLAGRDTVPGVIRGRAVRLLLDDGELAQDEAARLMGLVLSPGTPPADAAAWIEGFVGGGSGGGMLLVHDEGLLGLVDAWLTGVPAEAFTDVLPLLRRTFSAYEPGVRRTLGELVRRGPGARGGAAAAGTGLPGFAAEPDPARADAVLPVLRLLLGMDEEDQEGIEKKLMGVAG